The nucleotide window CTATTGTGTTCCTGCTTAGATTAACCCCAATTAGGGCATCTAGGCTTATTACATTTCCATCCGCATCCAAGAAGTATAGGATTGAGTTAACATCGTTTCCAGCCCCAGAGACGGCGTATTCCTGCCCTTTGAAGTCTGAAGTGCCCAAGTTAACGACCATTTGAATGTCCCAGGAGATTACAGTTCTAGTGTCCATCTCTCCCGCAAACCAGTTGGCTCCTCCGGATTTGTAGTCAATTGGAACTGCTATGAACGTTGCCCCGTTGTCTCCTATCTTGATGTTGCTCATGTTTTCAAAGACGAATAGGAAGTAAATATACCTATCATCCTTCGTGACCCCTAATTCTACTAGGTCAGCATGAGAAGAGCTTTTACCTGGTAGGTATGGATCCTTATCATGTCTCTGGTCACCCTTTGCATCAATCCAGATGAATGTTCCATTTACTACGGTGTACGAGTTCTCTGCTACATTGACCTTGGGCCAATCATCTGGGTTTCCATCCACCTCTATCTTCCCCATCCACGTTGCTTTTATGAGTAGTGAAGCCTCGTTATTGTCTTCATTAAGCTCTCTGATAATGTTGTCCTCATCGACTACTGCCCTTAACTCGTATGTTCCTTCGGAGGTGACCGTTATGTTGACCTTGAAGGAAGTCTCATTCTTGGGGGCTAGGCTTAAGGTCTTGTTTGCCACTATGGTGTTATTTAAGTATACCGTGACGTTGAAATCATTCGCTTCTACAGCTCCCAAGTTCTTGACTGTTATCGTGAACTCTACCTCCTTATTAACTGGAATGACCGAGGGACCGGTTATTGAAACTGCTAGATCTGGCAATGGTTTTGGTATCTCGAGCTCAGCGAAATTAGTTAAAGTGTCCTCGTCATCCCACTCGCTATTTATATTTGAGTAGTCAATTGATGGATCCACGGGTAAGGTATCTACGGCCGAGTTACCATCTTCGTTACCGGCAACCCAGGCAATAATGGCTATCTTTTCTGGCATGCCTCCTAGTGCTGACCATGGTACCTTTATCTCAATCGTCTGTATTCCATTATCCCCTCCTATGTAGGCGTACTCGCCCACTGAATTTAAGTTAGTCCCAGTTATCCACTCATTTCCATCCCACTTGCAGAGTCCAACCCACGTAAGAGCTCCATCTTGGGCTTCTGCATATATTATGTAGTCTGGAAGGTACGTTCCGGAGAAGTATATCTTCTTAGCCCAGGGATCATAGGTTCCTCCTATACCGCTTCCCGGGTTGACATCTATTGCTACTCCATAGTCTGGCCAGTACTTGGCGGTATTGTTAGTCTTAATCGCAATGTAAAGGTAGTTGCTGTCCCATGACACATAGAGCCTGTCAAGGTTTGCCCCTTCAATTCCGCTAGGAACTCCTTGGGCTACCAACTCGGCTTTATTCCAGTCATCTAGATTACCGTCTATTACCTTTGTCAGGGAAATTTCAATGAAGTTACTGAGCATATCTGCATCTGTCCATTCACCGTTTATGTTCGAGTAATCTATTGAGGGATCTACTGGTAGTGTGTCTACTGCACTACTACCCTCTTCTCCAGCGATCCAAGTTATTATAGCTATCTTCTCTGGCTTCCCTCCAAGGGCTGACCAAGGTATTGCCACCTCAAGAACTTGCAGACCTGAACTTGAGTCTCCAGTATAAGCATATTCTCCGCCAATTTCACTTATTGAATACTTTTCCCAATCCGTCCCATTCCAATGGTTGAAGGCATCTGACCATATCTTTCCATCCCACCAAAAGTACACTTCGTAATCTATTTCTCTTGTAAAGTTTATCTTTCTCCCCCATGAATCCCCACTCTCTGAGCCGGTGAAACCTCCCGGGCCCACGTCGATTCCTATTCCATAAGCTACTTTCCAGTTGGCTGTATTGTTCGTCTTGATGGCAATGTAAAGGTATTCGTCGTCCCAAGCAATGTATAATTTGTCTAGGTTTGCTCCTTGGAGCCCTGAATCCCTGCCCGTCGCCACTAAATCGGACGTTGCCCAGTCGTTTAAGTTTCCGTCTATGACCTTAGTTCCGTACCTTGCAGCTACCTTCACTGGCGTCAGCAACAAAAGGAGTGCCATCAATATTGCAACTGTCCTTTTCATGGAATCACCATAAGAAATTATAATGCATGAACTACATAAAAAACTTAACATTGATGAACTATAGCGAACATTCTAGATCGCAAATTCCTTGGCCCATCTCTCGTACTTTTTGACATCGCTCTTTGTTATGGGACTCTTTATCCTGGCCATCGCGTACTTAAAGTCATCCAATGTTAGGGGTCTAGTGGTTAAATCTCTCCCCTTGAGCGTAGAGACGCGTAGCGGGTCACTCAACTCGGGGTTCATCTCTTCAAGCATCTTCATGGTTGCAAGCTTCACTACGTTAGCTATTTCCCTTCCAGAGTACAGCCTTTTCACGGCCTCTTTAGCCAGTCTCGATAATGGAACATCATAATGGATACCTCTAAGATGTATCTTGAATATCTCAACTGCTGAATTAACGTCCGGCAACGGAACATAGATACGGATAGGTAACCTCGAAAGCATGGCCTCATCTAAGTCCCAGGGAGCATTCGTTGCCGTGAGAACTATGACTTTGTCTTTTCTCTCTTTGAACCCGTCCATTTCTGCAAGCAACGTTCCGATCATTCTTCTAGCAGCATCATCCAGGCTAACCCTCTTCATCGTTAAGGAATCAACTTCATCAATGAAAATCACGCTTGGACTTAGTTGCCTAGCTAGCGAGAACAATGCCGATATTAGCTTTGAAGATTCCCCAAAATATTTACTCAGCAAGTCGCTAGCCTTTACGCTGAAGAAAGTTGCGTTTAAACTGTTTGCCACGGCACTGGCAAGTAAGCTCTTCCCGGTTCCTGGGGGTCCAAAGAGGAGTATTCCCTGGGGAGGCTCTATTGGGGACTTTGCAATGCTTAATCCGATGGCCTGGGCTATCAATTTCTTGGCCTCTCTTAGACCGCCTATGTCGTTCCATGTAATTGTGCTCCTCTTTATGAGGGCCTTTAACTTGTCAAAATATTCATTCTTCCCTTCTCTCCGTTTTCTAACGTTTTTAGCTTTCTCTTCCCACTTTTTAGCTTCCTCCAGAAGGATGTGTGATAAGCTAAGGTTTTCAGAGGCTATTTTCCTAAGTAACTCGGCGCACCTTAGGGCTATGAGTCTGGCCTTGTCGTAGTGACCTAGGGAGAGTGCCCTCTCAAACTCTTCTTGGCATTTCTGGACTTGAAGAAGCTGTAGCCTATACATCCCTTCTCAGGCCTCCTTGGGAAATCCTTGAACATTCAATGAAGTTTATGATTATTCACCAATTTAAGCACTTCGATGCTGGATCCAAAATTTTTATATAGTGATTGAAGGTTCTGGGTGTTGGAATTAAATTGGACTAAATAAAACGTGGGATGTCCCCGTAATGGGGGAACCACGAGGGAAGGAGGGAAAGAAATGGGGATGTACAAGTACATTAGGGAGGCTTGGAAGAGCCCGAAGAAGAGCTATGTGGGCCAGTTGCTTAAGCAGAGAATGATAAAATGGAGAAGGGAGCCTGCCGTAGTTAGAATAGAGAGACCAACGAGGCTTGACAGGGCGAGGGCTTTGGGTTACCAAGCAAAGCAAGGTTACGTCATCGTTAGGGTTAGGGTCAGGAGAGGAGGAAGGAAGAGGCCCAGGTGGAAGGGCGGAAGGAAGCCAAGCAAGATGGGTCAGGTTAAGTACAGTCCAAAGAAGAGCCTCCAGTGGATAGCTGAGGAGAAGGCCGCTAGGAAGTTCCCCAACCTAGAGGTTCTCAATAGTTACTGGGTTGGGGAGGATGGAATGTACAAGTGGTTCGAGGTCATAATGGTAGATCCCCACCACCCGGTAATCAAGAGCGACCCGAAGATAGCCTGGATAGCCCTCAAGCACCACAAGGGTAGGGTATTTAGAGGCCTAACTAGCGCTGGAAAGAAGGGAAGAGGACTTAGGAACAAGGGTAAGGGTGCCGAGAAGATTAGGCCAAGTATTAGGGCTAACGAAGGTAAGGGTAAGTGATTTCTTCCCTTCAACTTTTCTTCTTGTGATTTGAGATGAGGGTAGTTATATGTTGCATTGGGAACGAGCTGAAGGGTGATGATGCTTTTGGAATTCTAGTTTACGAGAGGCTTAAATATATCATTAAGGATAAAGCTATAATAATTAATTGTGGTAACGTTCCGGAGAATTATCTAGGGAAGATAATTAATGCAAATCCAGACCTCGTAATTTTAGTGGATGCAGTTCACTTCGGTGGAAAAGTCGGGGAATTGGTAATAGTTGACCCTGAAGAAACGCTCGGAGAGGCCTTCTCTACTCATAGCTTGCCCTTGAAGTTCCTAACTAGATTTATTAAGGAGAACACTAATGCGAAAGTCCTTCTCCTGGGGTGCCAGCCGAGAAGCGTGGAATTCCTGGGGGAGGTTAGCGAGGAAGTCAAAGAGAGCGTTGAGAAAGCAGTGAATTATATAATTAAATTATTGCATAATTCTGTGTAGGTCTTCCTTCTTGTTGACGTTGAAGAAGCTCTCTCTCCAGCCAAGGGGGAGGTCTTCAATTTTGATGTAACAAACGTTCTTGGCCGAGCTAATGGCATCTCCCAGCTTATATAATCCCTTTTCAATTCTCTCTTCCAGGATATCCCTAAAGTTCTTAGAATAAGCAGCGTGCAAAGGCTCCAAGTAGCCGTTACTCCACCTAGGCACGCACGCAATTTTTCCAGAATTATTGAATTGTTTAATTATGTAATCAATGAATTCTGGAATTAAGGATGGCATATCCCCACCGACGACGAATGCATCTCCCAGGGAGAGGGCCGAGTATACACCAGAGATTGGCCCAATCGTAAGATCATCTACAACAACTTCATAACCAAATTCCTCCATGGCTTCGCGGTTTTGAGGGGAAGCAACTATAATAACCTTCTTTATTGAGCTACACCCCTCCAACCTCTCGATGGTGTGGAGGACTAGAGGCTTGCCATTTATTTCGAACAGTAACTTATCCTCCCCGAACCTCCTGCTCTTACCTCCAGCGAGCACGGCACCTATCATGTTTAACACCTGGGATTAGCATAACTTTAAATTTTATTAGGTTACCCTAATATCAGGTGGTTGTATGATAGCCTTTGGCCCTGTTCCCTCTAGGAGACTTGGAAGGAGCTTAGGCGTTAATAACATTCCGGACAAGGTTTGTAGTTACGCTTGCGTTTACTGTCAAATTGGAAAAACCATAAAGATGCAGGTCGAGAGGCAAGAATTCTACGATCCAAACAAAATCTTTGAGGAAGTTGAGAGGAAAGTTAGGGAAGCAACCGAGAGGGGTGAGAGAATAGATTACGTAACCTTCGTTCCTGACGGGGAACCAACGCTCGATATTAACCTTGGGAAGGAAGCTGGGCTACTTAAAGATCTTGGAATAAAGCTTGCGATCTTAACGAACTCCTCTTTGGTGTGGAGGGAAGATGTTAGGGACGACTTGCAGAACTTCGACTTAATATCACTAAAGCTGGACGCCGTAACCGAAAAAATATGGAGGAGGGTTGATAGGCCGCACAAATCCCTAAAGCTCGAGAAAATACTCGAGGGCATGCTAATCCTTAGGGATGAATTCCAAGGAAAGCTGATAACCGAGACGATGCTAATAAATATAAACTACGGCAACGAGCTCGAGAGGATTGCCGACTTTCTAAGGGAGTTAAAGCCAGATAAGGCTTACATAGCTATTCCAACTAGGCCCCCAGCTGAGAAGTGGGTTAAACCAGCGAGCGAAGAAGTTATACATCTAGCATATCAACTCTTTGCCGAGGCTATAGGTTCGGAAAAAGTTGAGTATTTGATAGGATACGAAGGGAACGCCTTCGCTTTCACCGGGAACGTTGAAGAGGATTTGCTCTCCATAACCGCGGTTCACCCCATGAGGGAAGACGCCGTTAAAGAGTTGCTGAGGAAGGCAAACGCTTCCTGGGATGTTGTAGAAAAGCTGATAAGGGAGGGTAAGCTGATAGAGCTAGAGTATAACGGGGTTAAATTCTACATGAGGAGGCTAAAATCAAGGGTTTGATTAATCAAATTTGTGCATATGCACAAAATTTAAAAGCATTAGGCAAACCTAATTCTCGGAGGTGAGGGAATGCAGATAGCCATAAGCGGCGGAAAGGGAGGAACTGGAAAATCGACGGTGGCTATAAACGTGGCCGTAGAGTTAGCTAAGAAATTCAACTTGGTTCTGGCTGATCTCGATGTAGAGGCTCCGAACGATCACCTCCTCCTGGGAGTTGAGTTGCAGAACGAGAGGGAAGTTCATCAGTTCATGCCGAAGTTCAACTATGCAAAGTGTATAAAGTGCAGGAAGTGCGCAGAGGTTTGTGAAGAGCACGCAATAGTGACCCTCAAGGATGGGACGCCCTTCCTAATGCCAACCCTATGTTCTGGATGCAGGGCCTGTGAAATAGTCTGTCCAGTTCCTGGGGCTATAGAGGAAGGTTCAAGGTTAATAGGGCACACCTATGAAACGAAAACCCCATACGGATTCACGCTTGTTACTGGAAAGCTAAGGGAAGGGGAAGAGAGGTCAATGCCCCTAGTTGTGGCCGCTAAGAGGAGAGCTAAAGAATTAACCTGGGATTTATTGGTAGTTGATACTGCCGCAGGAACTGGGAACACGGTTTCCAAGGCTATAGAAGGCTCCCAGCTTTTGATAGCTGTAACCGAGCCAACTCCCCTCGGGATTCATGATACAGAGCTAATCCTCCAGCTTGGAAAGCTAATGGGCATAGAAACTTGGGTTGTGATAAATAGATCTGACCTTGGCGATGTGAACGAAGTTTACAGGAGGGCTGAAAAGTACAACGCTAAGGTCATAGCCGAGATACCTTATAGCGAGAACATAGTCAAGACGTACGTTGTCGGAAAACCGATAGTAACTACAGATCTTCCCGAAGCTGAGCTGTTTAGGGAGATAGCTGAGAAGGTTTACGAGTTCTTGAGGTGATGAAGATGCAGATAGTTATAGCAAGCGGTAAGGGTGGAGTTGGGAAGAGCTCCGTAACTGCTTCGCTCTTGTACCTACTCAAGGATGAGTACAGGCTAATAGCTGTCGATGCTGACGCTGAGGCTCCAAACCTCGGCTTATTACTTGGAGTCACGGAGTGGGAGGAGGAGAGGGAGCACATTGGGGCAAAGATAGCTAGGATTAACAGTGAGACGTGCATAAGGTGTGGTCTCTGTCAAATGAGGTGTCCATATGAGTGCATCTACATCGATGATGAGGGGAACTATGTAGTCAACGAGCTAACGTGTGAGGGTTGCAACGTCTGTGGTTTGGTTTGTCCAGTCCCAGGGACAATAACGCTCGAGGAGGTTCGTTCTGGCGTGATAAGGAAGGCAACCACGAAGTACGGCTTCCCGATAATCTCAGCTCAACTAGACGTTGGAAGGCCCGAGAGCGGTAAGCTCGTTACCGAGGAGAAGGAGTGGGCCAGTAAGATAATGAAGGAGCAAGGGTTAGAGCATATGATAGTAGATTCAGCGGCGGGAATAGGGTGTCAAGTGATAGCGAGCGTTGGAGGGGCGGATGTTGCGATACTCATAGCTGAGCCTACGCCAGCTTCACTTAGCGATGTTCAGAGGGTTTATAAGGTAGTTCAGCACTTTGGGGAGCCAGCTTACCTGATAATAAACAAAGCCGACATAAATCCTGGGTTCACAAAGCTAAGGGAATGGGCAGAGAACGAGGGAATACCGATTCTAGGTGAGATTCCATACGATTCCTCTATCCCCAGGAGCATGTCGATGCTGAAACCCTTCATAGAAGCCTTCCCAGATTCGAAAGCCTCAGAGGCTATCAGGGAGATAGCGGAAAGGATAAAGGAAGAGATCATCAAGGGCTGAGAAATCTTTATAAATTCATTTGTAGGTAATCTGTCCTGAGCGGGGGTTGCCGAGCCTGGTCAAAGGCGCGGGATTCAGGGTCCCGTCCCGTAGGGGTTCCGGGGTTCAAATCCCCGCCCCCGCACCATTCACTTGACTATTCTGATTCTCTTGGCAGCCCCAGGGACTAGGCCAAGAACCTTTG belongs to Pyrococcus abyssi GE5 and includes:
- a CDS encoding nucleotide-binding protein, which gives rise to MQIVIASGKGGVGKSSVTASLLYLLKDEYRLIAVDADAEAPNLGLLLGVTEWEEEREHIGAKIARINSETCIRCGLCQMRCPYECIYIDDEGNYVVNELTCEGCNVCGLVCPVPGTITLEEVRSGVIRKATTKYGFPIISAQLDVGRPESGKLVTEEKEWASKIMKEQGLEHMIVDSAAGIGCQVIASVGGADVAILIAEPTPASLSDVQRVYKVVQHFGEPAYLIINKADINPGFTKLREWAENEGIPILGEIPYDSSIPRSMSMLKPFIEAFPDSKASEAIREIAERIKEEIIKG
- a CDS encoding ATP-binding protein, whose amino-acid sequence is MYRLQLLQVQKCQEEFERALSLGHYDKARLIALRCAELLRKIASENLSLSHILLEEAKKWEEKAKNVRKRREGKNEYFDKLKALIKRSTITWNDIGGLREAKKLIAQAIGLSIAKSPIEPPQGILLFGPPGTGKSLLASAVANSLNATFFSVKASDLLSKYFGESSKLISALFSLARQLSPSVIFIDEVDSLTMKRVSLDDAARRMIGTLLAEMDGFKERKDKVIVLTATNAPWDLDEAMLSRLPIRIYVPLPDVNSAVEIFKIHLRGIHYDVPLSRLAKEAVKRLYSGREIANVVKLATMKMLEEMNPELSDPLRVSTLKGRDLTTRPLTLDDFKYAMARIKSPITKSDVKKYERWAKEFAI
- the mobA gene encoding molybdenum cofactor guanylyltransferase MobA, translating into MIGAVLAGGKSRRFGEDKLLFEINGKPLVLHTIERLEGCSSIKKVIIVASPQNREAMEEFGYEVVVDDLTIGPISGVYSALSLGDAFVVGGDMPSLIPEFIDYIIKQFNNSGKIACVPRWSNGYLEPLHAAYSKNFRDILEERIEKGLYKLGDAISSAKNVCYIKIEDLPLGWRESFFNVNKKEDLHRIMQ
- the hycI gene encoding hydrogenase maturation peptidase HycI; translated protein: MRVVICCIGNELKGDDAFGILVYERLKYIIKDKAIIINCGNVPENYLGKIINANPDLVILVDAVHFGGKVGELVIVDPEETLGEAFSTHSLPLKFLTRFIKENTNAKVLLLGCQPRSVEFLGEVSEEVKESVEKAVNYIIKLLHNSV
- a CDS encoding P-loop NTPase; translated protein: MQIAISGGKGGTGKSTVAINVAVELAKKFNLVLADLDVEAPNDHLLLGVELQNEREVHQFMPKFNYAKCIKCRKCAEVCEEHAIVTLKDGTPFLMPTLCSGCRACEIVCPVPGAIEEGSRLIGHTYETKTPYGFTLVTGKLREGEERSMPLVVAAKRRAKELTWDLLVVDTAAGTGNTVSKAIEGSQLLIAVTEPTPLGIHDTELILQLGKLMGIETWVVINRSDLGDVNEVYRRAEKYNAKVIAEIPYSENIVKTYVVGKPIVTTDLPEAELFREIAEKVYEFLR
- a CDS encoding CARDB domain-containing protein, yielding MKRTVAILMALLLLLTPVKVAARYGTKVIDGNLNDWATSDLVATGRDSGLQGANLDKLYIAWDDEYLYIAIKTNNTANWKVAYGIGIDVGPGGFTGSESGDSWGRKINFTREIDYEVYFWWDGKIWSDAFNHWNGTDWEKYSISEIGGEYAYTGDSSSGLQVLEVAIPWSALGGKPEKIAIITWIAGEEGSSAVDTLPVDPSIDYSNINGEWTDADMLSNFIEISLTKVIDGNLDDWNKAELVAQGVPSGIEGANLDRLYVSWDSNYLYIAIKTNNTAKYWPDYGVAIDVNPGSGIGGTYDPWAKKIYFSGTYLPDYIIYAEAQDGALTWVGLCKWDGNEWITGTNLNSVGEYAYIGGDNGIQTIEIKVPWSALGGMPEKIAIIAWVAGNEDGNSAVDTLPVDPSIDYSNINSEWDDEDTLTNFAELEIPKPLPDLAVSITGPSVIPVNKEVEFTITVKNLGAVEANDFNVTVYLNNTIVANKTLSLAPKNETSFKVNITVTSEGTYELRAVVDEDNIIRELNEDNNEASLLIKATWMGKIEVDGNPDDWPKVNVAENSYTVVNGTFIWIDAKGDQRHDKDPYLPGKSSSHADLVELGVTKDDRYIYFLFVFENMSNIKIGDNGATFIAVPIDYKSGGANWFAGEMDTRTVISWDIQMVVNLGTSDFKGQEYAVSGAGNDVNSILYFLDADGNVISLDALIGVNLSRNTIEVRIPVSALEGAKEFNFQVATGFSYGPAVWNFGDPFNNDKVSDIVDTISLTTTEEELKDNVPHYYVEITLNSGVESAKLVNYKVLEEERRKREAVNSFITVTRYYGLNVFPRLKLKFNELIVELSNETLPPALEAKIRDYESQVIELSKLYEEGKDELQRKALISGSVKVYKAYTRLLRIVREMQMILEKVRSGEISWEKEMEELKSKLGKEIDGDLTDWKVEPIAEDTEGYGQDGANIKELYVNYDDNFLYIALVTDNKASWRVAYGIALDYKEGGYISGGDAWGRKIDFARGVDAQLYFFWNGEFFGNPGTNNITSAQLILWTGTGWEYKNLDEVGFYAYTGGEEGLKTLEIAIPWEVLGGKPEKIYVVAYVAGQAPGDSAVDMLPLQDAVKDNEPGSEWGDEDYVTTFAEIQIS
- a CDS encoding 50S ribosomal protein L15e, producing the protein MGMYKYIREAWKSPKKSYVGQLLKQRMIKWRREPAVVRIERPTRLDRARALGYQAKQGYVIVRVRVRRGGRKRPRWKGGRKPSKMGQVKYSPKKSLQWIAEEKAARKFPNLEVLNSYWVGEDGMYKWFEVIMVDPHHPVIKSDPKIAWIALKHHKGRVFRGLTSAGKKGRGLRNKGKGAEKIRPSIRANEGKGK
- a CDS encoding radical SAM protein, which produces MIAFGPVPSRRLGRSLGVNNIPDKVCSYACVYCQIGKTIKMQVERQEFYDPNKIFEEVERKVREATERGERIDYVTFVPDGEPTLDINLGKEAGLLKDLGIKLAILTNSSLVWREDVRDDLQNFDLISLKLDAVTEKIWRRVDRPHKSLKLEKILEGMLILRDEFQGKLITETMLININYGNELERIADFLRELKPDKAYIAIPTRPPAEKWVKPASEEVIHLAYQLFAEAIGSEKVEYLIGYEGNAFAFTGNVEEDLLSITAVHPMREDAVKELLRKANASWDVVEKLIREGKLIELEYNGVKFYMRRLKSRV